The Desulforegulaceae bacterium genome includes a window with the following:
- the hemC gene encoding hydroxymethylbilane synthase codes for MEIKIGTRKSKLAMWQAKYIQELLAKNNIKSKLFPIETKGDKILDRSIAKIGSKGVFTEELEEKLLNLEIDIAVHSAKDLQSNLPKDFEIIAFTEREEANDVIVSRKPLNPEDKNSSFVLGTSSVRRTSLIKHFFPHLKLTDMRGNLQTRIKKMDNKDCDGLVLAKAGVLRMGYDDLIVYEFDPEVFIPPVGQGCLAIEASKNLPLEIKNKLRKALNSETTEKILLGERQFLNILEGGCSIPAFCHGILKNNKVCLKGGIVSTDGQTIVLNDFESENPQEAGTKLASYVLENGGREILKSLKSLKNN; via the coding sequence ATGGAAATCAAAATAGGAACAAGAAAAAGTAAGCTTGCTATGTGGCAGGCAAAATATATCCAGGAACTTTTAGCCAAAAACAATATTAAATCAAAACTTTTCCCAATTGAAACAAAAGGGGATAAAATCCTTGATAGATCAATTGCAAAGATAGGAAGTAAGGGAGTTTTCACTGAAGAGCTTGAAGAAAAACTTTTGAATCTTGAAATTGATATAGCAGTTCACAGTGCAAAAGATCTCCAGTCAAATCTTCCCAAAGACTTTGAAATCATAGCTTTTACTGAAAGGGAAGAAGCAAATGATGTAATCGTTTCAAGAAAACCTCTTAATCCCGAAGATAAAAATTCATCCTTTGTGCTTGGAACCTCGTCTGTAAGGCGAACTTCCCTTATTAAACACTTTTTTCCCCATTTAAAACTTACAGATATGAGGGGAAATCTTCAGACAAGAATTAAAAAAATGGACAATAAAGATTGCGACGGTCTTGTTCTTGCCAAGGCAGGGGTTTTAAGAATGGGCTATGATGACCTGATTGTTTATGAATTTGATCCTGAAGTTTTCATTCCTCCTGTGGGACAGGGATGCCTTGCCATTGAAGCTTCAAAAAACCTTCCTTTGGAAATAAAAAACAAATTAAGAAAGGCTTTGAACTCAGAAACAACTGAAAAAATACTTTTAGGTGAAAGACAATTTTTAAATATTCTTGAAGGAGGATGCAGCATCCCAGCCTTTTGCCACGGAATTCTAAAAAACAATAAAGTATGTCTTAAAGGAGGAATAGTTTCCACTGATGGACAAACAATTGTTTTAAATGATTTTGAATCAGAAAATCCCCAGGAAGCCGGAACAAAACTTGCCTCCTATGTTCTTGAAAATGGGGGAAGAGAAATTTTAAAAAGTTTAAAAAGTTTAAAAAACAATTAA
- the ectA gene encoding diaminobutyrate acetyltransferase, with the protein MVVMDKENKFKLKKPVPSDGKLIWELVKNSKSLDLNSIYHYVLMADHFNESSIAAFKDNELAGFVTAYFPPIKHQTLFVWQVGVSKKFQGRNLGKTMITTLAKSQLSQKVKYLHATITTSNKASIALFKSTAKSLDSNYKFDEIIYPKDFFGETGHEPEKLFQIGPIN; encoded by the coding sequence ATGGTTGTGATGGATAAAGAAAATAAATTTAAATTAAAAAAACCTGTTCCTTCCGATGGTAAATTAATCTGGGAACTTGTAAAAAACTCCAAATCCTTAGACCTCAATTCTATTTACCACTATGTTCTTATGGCAGACCATTTCAATGAATCATCAATAGCAGCTTTTAAAGATAACGAGCTGGCAGGCTTTGTTACAGCTTATTTTCCACCAATTAAACACCAAACTCTTTTTGTATGGCAGGTTGGCGTTTCCAAAAAATTTCAGGGTCGCAATCTTGGAAAAACAATGATTACAACCCTTGCAAAATCTCAATTATCTCAAAAAGTTAAATATCTACATGCTACGATAACGACTTCAAACAAGGCTTCCATAGCCCTTTTTAAATCAACAGCAAAATCTCTTGATTCAAATTATAAATTTGATGAGATTATTTATCCCAAAGACTTTTTTGGTGAAACCGGCCATGAGCCTGAAAAACTATTTCAAATAGGCCCAATAAACTGA
- a CDS encoding radical SAM protein, whose protein sequence is MKTLLIQLPIPRLNSGLKTGNVPLGGACLKLAIPKPYDEQVEIVPESIGSYLGDFALIELILYKRPDIVCFTLFCWNVKRSIYIAEKLKKHNIRIGFGGPEACPDNRLVLDSCADFVVFGEGESFFKKIICPQVFTKEDKDNCFIFKNLSSPYVQGMLEPHIQDSILVETQRGCPYSCGYCYYNKSRSKVCVRPAPRVYEAVEYAISEKISEVYFLDPSLNTRPDLEGFLKDLSLINKDKKTGFHSEIRAESITPKLGDLFFESNFKSFEIGLQSVNSSALSIMKRPTDLSKFIKGVNILKKRGISPCVDLITGLPGDDPLGIKKSIDFILENNLEEDVQFFPLSVIPGTDFRLNHQKLGLKFNPEPPYNIISSPGFSEEDILKSFEYAEQMLGISFFPMPEIELSHKSESGKDIKVKLGSFDYISKLIIFEKRDLSEIGKISEKMASPYQIIFGKKIKDKDYILKTIEILSLKNPFIPFEVVFIEPEFKPCKKEILSRTRLERPHFLDGDLRFLYPDQGNRAVLFTIATSENYFDFRGEMEREVFIWKRNVLPEIEYLESMDDYDGILLDSNFSELEIEKWQDEIADKADDLLHITFSDLKHQKRWIKLAMADTYNMFFYDSVF, encoded by the coding sequence ATGAAAACGCTCCTTATTCAGCTTCCCATCCCAAGATTAAATTCAGGACTTAAAACAGGCAATGTTCCTCTTGGTGGTGCTTGTCTGAAGCTTGCAATTCCCAAACCCTATGATGAACAGGTAGAAATTGTTCCTGAAAGTATTGGATCTTACTTAGGAGATTTTGCTCTTATAGAACTCATTTTGTACAAAAGACCTGATATAGTATGCTTTACATTGTTTTGTTGGAATGTAAAAAGAAGTATTTATATAGCAGAGAAACTTAAGAAACACAATATAAGAATTGGTTTTGGGGGACCCGAAGCCTGCCCTGACAACAGGCTTGTTTTGGATAGTTGTGCTGATTTTGTGGTTTTTGGCGAAGGAGAGTCTTTTTTTAAAAAAATTATTTGTCCCCAGGTTTTTACTAAAGAAGACAAAGACAATTGCTTTATTTTTAAAAATCTTTCAAGCCCTTATGTACAAGGAATGCTTGAGCCCCATATCCAGGATTCAATCCTTGTTGAAACCCAAAGAGGCTGTCCTTATTCCTGCGGATATTGTTATTACAATAAATCAAGAAGCAAAGTTTGTGTAAGACCTGCACCAAGAGTTTATGAAGCAGTTGAATATGCTATTTCAGAAAAAATTTCAGAAGTTTATTTTCTTGACCCTTCTTTAAACACAAGGCCTGATCTCGAAGGTTTTTTAAAAGATCTCTCTTTAATAAATAAGGATAAAAAAACAGGATTTCACAGCGAGATAAGAGCTGAATCCATTACACCTAAACTTGGGGACTTGTTTTTTGAATCTAATTTTAAAAGCTTTGAAATAGGCCTTCAATCTGTAAATTCATCAGCCCTTTCTATTATGAAAAGACCCACAGATCTTTCAAAGTTTATTAAAGGGGTAAATATTTTAAAAAAGCGGGGGATAAGCCCTTGTGTTGATCTTATCACTGGTCTTCCAGGAGATGACCCCTTGGGGATAAAAAAATCCATAGACTTTATTTTAGAAAACAACCTGGAAGAAGATGTTCAGTTTTTTCCTTTGAGTGTAATTCCTGGAACAGATTTCAGGCTTAATCATCAAAAGCTTGGGCTTAAATTTAATCCTGAGCCGCCTTACAATATAATTTCATCTCCCGGGTTTAGCGAAGAAGATATTTTAAAATCTTTTGAATATGCTGAACAAATGCTTGGGATTTCATTTTTTCCCATGCCTGAAATTGAGCTTTCCCATAAATCTGAATCTGGAAAAGATATAAAAGTAAAACTTGGATCTTTTGATTATATTTCCAAACTTATTATTTTTGAAAAAAGGGATTTAAGTGAAATTGGAAAGATTTCAGAAAAGATGGCTTCTCCTTATCAGATAATTTTTGGCAAAAAAATAAAAGATAAAGATTATATTTTAAAAACAATTGAAATCCTTTCTTTAAAAAATCCTTTTATCCCATTTGAAGTTGTTTTTATTGAGCCGGAATTTAAACCCTGTAAAAAAGAAATTTTATCAAGGACCAGGCTTGAAAGGCCTCATTTCCTTGATGGTGATTTAAGATTTCTTTACCCGGATCAAGGAAACAGGGCGGTTTTATTTACCATTGCAACATCTGAAAACTACTTTGATTTCCGGGGGGAAATGGAAAGGGAGGTTTTTATATGGAAAAGAAATGTTTTGCCAGAAATTGAATACCTTGAGTCAATGGATGATTATGACGGAATTCTTCTTGATTCAAATTTCAGTGAGTTGGAAATAGAAAAATGGCAGGATGAAATTGCAGATAAGGCAGATGATTTGCTGCATATTACTTTTTCTGATTTAAAACATCAGAAACGGTGGATAAAACTTGCCATGGCTGATACTTACAATATGTTTTTTTATGACTCAGTTTTTTAA
- a CDS encoding 4Fe-4S dicluster domain-containing protein produces MKKIRINKGFNHPLSEIKITANFESDLPLPEKIAVLPFVFKGIRSRLLVDKNDYVKTGTPLFTAKRDPELVFLSPGCGKITEIEIGAKRIIQKIEISLDETEDYEELQTVTESNLRSLSANELTEILLKDGLWPYLRSLPFNTIPMPDEKPDIILVKLSDNVPFYPLPETWLKHRLKAFNHGISVLKKLADKVIVYADKNNHSIGECASSINYLVEGKYPAFDPGVIFYHLKNKPELNAWYIDGQALINIGETLSQGRYFTDKTFIVYPGDSKKPYHVKSRIGAPISSLVKNIEEISGNQRFISGDIFRGTKSSKNGYSGFYEPSITIIPEGDEKEFLGFLKPGRNKESYSKTFLSSILPSGLSTNCNLHGEKRACINCSYCEQVCPLDILPQFTMKALYGDDLDSALAHGLLDCTECSLCSYVCPSKIPLSQVFKEAKDNYLKEKKA; encoded by the coding sequence ATGAAAAAAATTCGGATAAACAAAGGATTTAACCATCCTCTCTCGGAAATTAAAATTACTGCAAATTTTGAATCAGACTTGCCTTTACCTGAAAAAATAGCAGTGCTTCCTTTTGTTTTTAAAGGAATAAGGTCAAGGCTTTTAGTCGATAAAAATGATTATGTAAAAACAGGTACCCCTCTATTTACAGCCAAAAGAGACCCTGAACTTGTTTTTCTTTCTCCAGGCTGCGGTAAAATAACTGAAATTGAAATCGGGGCAAAAAGAATAATCCAAAAAATTGAAATCTCTCTTGATGAAACTGAAGACTATGAAGAACTCCAGACTGTTACTGAAAGCAATTTAAGAAGCCTTTCAGCCAATGAACTGACTGAGATTCTACTAAAAGACGGACTTTGGCCTTATCTTAGATCTTTGCCTTTCAATACAATTCCTATGCCCGATGAAAAGCCCGATATTATACTTGTAAAACTATCGGACAACGTACCTTTTTATCCGCTTCCTGAGACCTGGCTGAAGCACAGGTTAAAAGCTTTTAATCATGGAATTTCTGTTTTAAAGAAATTGGCTGATAAAGTAATTGTTTATGCAGATAAAAACAATCACAGTATAGGTGAATGCGCCTCATCAATAAACTATCTTGTTGAAGGCAAATATCCTGCTTTTGATCCCGGGGTGATTTTCTACCACTTAAAAAACAAACCTGAACTTAATGCCTGGTATATTGACGGACAGGCACTTATAAATATTGGAGAAACCCTCTCCCAGGGAAGATATTTTACAGACAAGACATTTATTGTATATCCAGGCGACTCCAAAAAACCCTATCATGTCAAATCAAGAATAGGAGCACCTATATCTTCTCTTGTAAAAAACATTGAAGAAATAAGTGGAAACCAAAGGTTTATTTCAGGGGATATCTTCAGGGGAACCAAGTCTTCTAAAAACGGATATTCAGGATTTTATGAGCCTTCAATTACAATAATTCCTGAAGGAGATGAAAAAGAATTCCTTGGTTTTTTAAAACCAGGCAGAAACAAGGAAAGTTATTCAAAAACATTTTTATCTTCTATTCTGCCCTCAGGTTTATCAACAAACTGCAATCTCCATGGTGAAAAAAGAGCTTGCATAAACTGCTCATACTGCGAACAAGTGTGTCCTTTAGATATTCTTCCACAGTTTACCATGAAAGCTCTTTACGGTGATGACCTGGATTCCGCATTGGCACATGGACTCCTTGACTGCACAGAATGTTCACTTTGTTCATATGTGTGTCCTTCAAAGATTCCTCTTTCCCAGGTTTTCAAAGAGGCAAAGGATAATTATCTAAAAGAGAAAAAGGCATAA
- a CDS encoding ectoine synthase — protein MIVRTLKEIVGTKRDKKAKNGNWVSRRFLLKDDGMGFSFHETIIFAGTETLIWYKHHLEAVYCVGGKGELERLDTNEIIKIEDGTMYALNGHEKHLLRASEDLRLICVFNPPLTGSEDHNSEGVYPPPNPD, from the coding sequence ATGATAGTAAGAACTCTTAAGGAAATTGTTGGAACAAAAAGAGATAAAAAAGCCAAAAACGGAAATTGGGTAAGCAGGAGATTTCTTTTAAAGGACGATGGAATGGGTTTTTCATTCCATGAAACAATAATTTTTGCCGGAACAGAAACTCTTATCTGGTATAAACATCACCTTGAAGCTGTTTACTGCGTTGGAGGAAAAGGTGAACTTGAACGCCTTGACACCAATGAAATTATAAAAATTGAAGACGGAACAATGTATGCTCTCAATGGCCATGAAAAACATCTTTTAAGAGCTTCGGAAGATTTAAGACTGATCTGCGTTTTTAATCCGCCTTTAACAGGCAGTGAAGATCACAATAGTGAAGGGGTTTATCCTCCTCCAAATCCTGACTAG
- a CDS encoding TatD family hydrolase, with protein sequence MIIDCHAHIFPEKIKNKREIFFENEKEFSWLYKNPKSKLSTAEELIESMDKNKIDKTIVFGFPWNNEDKSKFHNDYVLEKSIKFKKRLIPFACFNPSKDYALKEAKRALKNKFKGFGELGFYTRDFDFEIINKLKPIMKLAQKKSIPVIFHTNEEAGHQYPGKSPMTISGILNFIEEFKKNKIILAHLGGGVLFFNFLKTPPSMENILFDTAAIPFIYKKNIYEILSSDELKDKIVFGTDWPLISPERYFKEIEENNLDNSFKTKLYCENISRFLNLE encoded by the coding sequence ATGATAATTGACTGTCACGCACATATTTTTCCTGAAAAAATAAAAAACAAAAGGGAAATTTTTTTTGAAAATGAAAAAGAATTTTCCTGGCTTTATAAAAATCCCAAATCAAAACTATCCACAGCTGAAGAACTTATAGAATCAATGGATAAAAACAAAATAGATAAAACCATTGTTTTTGGATTTCCATGGAACAATGAAGATAAATCAAAATTTCACAATGATTATGTTCTTGAAAAGTCAATTAAGTTTAAAAAAAGGCTTATTCCTTTTGCCTGCTTTAATCCTTCTAAAGACTATGCCTTAAAAGAAGCAAAAAGAGCTTTGAAAAACAAATTTAAAGGTTTTGGTGAACTTGGATTTTACACCAGGGATTTTGATTTTGAAATTATAAACAAACTCAAGCCCATAATGAAACTTGCACAAAAAAAATCCATACCAGTAATCTTTCATACAAATGAAGAGGCTGGTCATCAATATCCTGGCAAATCACCAATGACAATTTCAGGAATTTTAAACTTTATTGAAGAATTTAAAAAAAACAAAATAATTTTAGCCCATCTTGGAGGAGGAGTTTTGTTTTTCAATTTTTTAAAAACCCCTCCTTCAATGGAAAACATTCTTTTTGATACTGCAGCAATTCCATTTATCTACAAAAAAAATATCTATGAAATTTTAAGCTCTGATGAACTAAAAGATAAAATTGTTTTCGGTACAGACTGGCCTCTTATCTCACCTGAAAGATATTTTAAAGAAATAGAGGAAAATAACCTTGATAACTCATTTAAAACCAAACTTTATTGTGAAAATATAAGCCGTTTTTTAAACCTTGAATAA
- a CDS encoding GIDE domain-containing protein — translation MNKAYINNNLPSPPEIPSRKSLSLKKKLMVFIITGIFIFIFFQTKGLESVLNSPGIKKIAEFFIFKGIFLFVIFPLFLLGFIKYLKFKNIISDLPTSKIRSASMGMVELKGTAKRKYNLLSPCANLPCIYYKVNKYKRANKANQSGWTWYETIVSGSTPFYLEDDYGRVCVYPEGAQVLPLKKETYINTGGVYSQGISFMVPMGQKWEEEVILDNSPLYILGWAEYPLNSDKSEIKKIRLEILRKIKKNEKLLSFYDTDKNGKIDAHEWEKAISDADKKAYKQFLSGSGNKKESFIVLDPPYKGFPMIIAPTRLEDKILKKFNLYIWVNLAGAVFAFVGGSIMFFTN, via the coding sequence TTGAATAAAGCATATATAAACAATAATCTTCCTTCTCCCCCTGAAATACCATCAAGGAAAAGCTTAAGTTTAAAAAAAAAACTGATGGTATTTATTATAACCGGAATTTTTATTTTTATATTTTTTCAAACAAAGGGCTTAGAATCGGTTTTAAATTCTCCGGGGATTAAAAAAATTGCAGAATTTTTTATTTTTAAAGGGATTTTTCTTTTTGTAATTTTCCCGCTCTTTCTTTTGGGGTTTATTAAATACCTTAAGTTTAAAAATATTATTTCTGATTTACCCACAAGTAAAATACGTTCTGCTTCAATGGGAATGGTTGAACTTAAGGGAACAGCTAAAAGGAAATACAATCTTTTATCACCATGTGCCAATCTTCCCTGCATTTATTATAAGGTGAATAAATACAAAAGAGCAAACAAGGCCAATCAGTCGGGCTGGACCTGGTATGAAACCATTGTGTCAGGAAGCACTCCTTTTTACCTTGAAGACGATTATGGAAGGGTTTGTGTCTATCCCGAGGGAGCCCAGGTGCTTCCTTTAAAAAAAGAGACATATATAAATACCGGTGGAGTTTATTCCCAGGGGATTTCGTTTATGGTTCCAATGGGGCAGAAATGGGAAGAAGAGGTTATTCTTGACAATAGTCCTCTTTATATTCTTGGCTGGGCAGAATATCCACTGAATTCGGATAAATCAGAAATAAAAAAAATCCGTCTTGAAATTTTAAGAAAAATAAAAAAAAATGAAAAGCTTCTTTCTTTTTATGATACTGACAAAAATGGAAAAATTGATGCCCATGAATGGGAAAAAGCTATATCAGATGCTGATAAAAAAGCTTATAAGCAATTCCTTTCAGGGTCTGGCAATAAAAAAGAATCTTTTATTGTTTTGGATCCTCCATATAAAGGATTTCCCATGATTATTGCACCAACAAGACTTGAAGATAAAATTTTGAAAAAATTTAATTTATATATCTGGGTTAATCTGGCAGGTGCTGTTTTTGCATTTGTTGGAGGAAGTATAATGTTTTTTACAAATTGA
- a CDS encoding LemA family protein, which produces MSIIGVGVIAGIFVLLAILVLFVIITYNGFIHLKNNIDKTWSNIDILLKQRYDEIPKLVEVCKGYMTHERETLERVIRARNMVGSPKDSKKFLENQGELTTALKSLFAVAEQYPELKADSMFARLQSRITEIEDSIADRREMYNEVVTIYNIKLQKFPDTMVGSAFKFDQSVLWEIDPLHREDVKISF; this is translated from the coding sequence ATGTCTATAATCGGAGTCGGTGTTATTGCGGGAATTTTTGTTCTTTTGGCAATTTTGGTTCTTTTTGTAATTATTACTTACAATGGGTTTATTCATCTGAAAAACAATATTGATAAAACCTGGAGCAATATAGATATTCTTCTCAAGCAAAGATACGATGAAATTCCAAAGCTTGTTGAAGTCTGCAAAGGCTATATGACCCATGAAAGAGAAACTCTTGAAAGGGTTATCAGGGCAAGAAATATGGTTGGGAGCCCAAAAGACTCAAAAAAGTTTCTTGAAAACCAGGGGGAACTTACAACTGCTTTGAAATCACTTTTTGCAGTGGCTGAACAATACCCTGAACTTAAGGCTGACAGCATGTTTGCAAGGCTTCAGTCAAGAATAACAGAAATTGAAGATTCAATTGCAGACAGAAGAGAAATGTATAATGAAGTGGTGACTATTTATAATATAAAACTTCAGAAATTTCCTGATACTATGGTGGGCTCTGCTTTTAAGTTTGACCAAAGTGTTTTGTGGGAAATTGATCCTTTACACAGGGAAGATGTAAAAATCAGTTTTTAA
- the ectB gene encoding diaminobutyrate--2-oxoglutarate transaminase, with protein MRIFETLESRVRGYIRSFPVVFESSKGAILKDEMGKEYIDFFAGAGTLNYGHNNDHVIKAMIEYLEKDGVLHGLDMATTAKKKFLEKFKSTILEPRNMDYKIQFTGPTGTNAVESALKLARTIKGRSNIVAFTNAFHGLSMGSLAVTGNEFYRDEAHISRSNVSFMPFDSYLGTDFNTLDYFRKALTDKSSGLDLPAAVILETIQAEGGINIASPEWLSELSDICREFEILLIVDDIQVGNGRSGDFFSFEESGIKPDIITLSKAIGGGLPLAMVLMRPDLDQWKPGEHTGTFRGNNLAFIASAQCLDYWDTNDLSESVKYKSKIMKEELERVAEKFPELEAKVRGRGMIYGLEIPELNLGTEISKKCFENGLIIELAGGEDQVLKLLPPLIIDEALLKEGISIIESSIEKILNEKLEKASGEFTL; from the coding sequence ATGAGAATTTTTGAAACCTTAGAATCAAGGGTAAGAGGCTATATAAGATCTTTTCCCGTGGTGTTTGAATCATCTAAAGGTGCAATTTTAAAAGATGAAATGGGAAAGGAATATATTGATTTCTTTGCAGGTGCAGGAACCCTTAACTATGGACACAATAACGATCATGTAATTAAAGCCATGATCGAATACCTGGAAAAAGACGGGGTTCTTCACGGCCTTGATATGGCTACAACAGCAAAGAAAAAATTCCTTGAAAAGTTTAAATCAACAATTCTTGAACCAAGAAATATGGACTATAAAATTCAGTTTACAGGTCCAACAGGCACAAACGCAGTTGAAAGTGCACTTAAACTTGCAAGAACAATCAAAGGCAGATCAAATATTGTGGCATTTACCAATGCCTTTCATGGACTTAGCATGGGTTCTCTTGCTGTAACAGGAAATGAATTTTACCGTGATGAAGCCCATATAAGCCGTTCAAATGTTTCATTCATGCCTTTTGACAGCTATCTTGGTACCGATTTCAATACCTTGGATTATTTTAGAAAAGCACTTACAGATAAAAGTAGCGGACTGGATCTTCCAGCTGCTGTTATCCTTGAAACCATCCAGGCAGAAGGTGGTATTAATATTGCCAGCCCAGAATGGCTAAGTGAACTTTCAGATATTTGCCGGGAGTTTGAAATCCTTCTTATTGTTGATGATATCCAGGTTGGAAACGGCAGAAGCGGTGATTTTTTCAGCTTTGAAGAATCAGGAATCAAACCTGATATAATAACACTTTCCAAGGCAATAGGAGGAGGACTTCCCCTTGCAATGGTTCTTATGCGTCCAGATCTTGACCAATGGAAGCCTGGAGAGCACACAGGAACATTTAGAGGGAACAACCTTGCCTTTATAGCTTCAGCCCAATGCCTTGACTATTGGGACACCAATGACTTAAGCGAATCTGTAAAGTACAAATCAAAAATAATGAAAGAAGAACTTGAAAGAGTTGCAGAAAAATTCCCTGAGCTTGAAGCAAAAGTCAGGGGAAGGGGAATGATCTACGGACTGGAAATACCTGAGCTTAATCTTGGAACTGAAATTTCAAAAAAATGCTTTGAAAACGGTCTTATAATTGAGCTTGCAGGAGGTGAAGATCAGGTTTTAAAACTTCTTCCCCCTCTTATTATTGATGAAGCTCTTTTAAAAGAGGGAATTTCAATAATTGAAAGCTCAATTGAAAAAATTTTAAATGAAAAACTTGAAAAAGCATCTGGAGAATTCACCCTATGA
- the sat gene encoding sulfate adenylyltransferase has protein sequence MSKLVAPHGGKGLINKLLEGAEKEAELKKAEGLKKIEMSSREEGDLIMIGTGGFSPLEGFMTKADWKGVCENFLLADGTFWPVPVTLSVDKADADAIKEGDEVALVSQSGEVMGTMNVTEKFEMTEANKKWECEKVFMGTGTANADEFWKIAEEDHPGVQQVMAQKDFNIAGPIKLVSEGEFPTKYKGIYMRPAESRAIFDEKGWATVAALQLRNPMHRSHEYLAKIGIEVCDGTFIHSLVGNLKPGDIPAEVRVKCIDTLVKHHFVEENVVQGGYPLDMRYAGPREALLHATFRQNYGVNKMIIGRDHAGVGDFYGLFEAQEIFETIPYPEEEGKALKCEPLKIDWTFYCEKCDGMASLRTCPHDKQYRVILSGTMLRKGLSEGTPIPDHFGRDEVLALLREYYEGLTEKVEIKTHGAASGSKM, from the coding sequence ATGTCAAAACTGGTAGCACCACATGGTGGAAAAGGTCTTATTAACAAACTGCTTGAAGGTGCAGAAAAAGAAGCAGAGCTTAAAAAAGCAGAAGGTCTTAAAAAAATTGAAATGTCTTCAAGAGAAGAAGGCGACCTTATAATGATTGGTACAGGCGGTTTCAGTCCTCTTGAAGGTTTCATGACAAAAGCAGACTGGAAAGGCGTTTGTGAAAACTTCCTTCTTGCTGATGGTACATTCTGGCCTGTTCCTGTTACTCTTTCAGTTGATAAAGCTGACGCTGACGCAATCAAAGAAGGCGATGAAGTAGCTCTTGTTTCCCAGTCCGGTGAAGTTATGGGTACAATGAATGTTACTGAAAAGTTTGAAATGACAGAAGCTAACAAAAAGTGGGAATGTGAAAAAGTTTTCATGGGTACAGGTACAGCCAATGCTGACGAATTCTGGAAAATAGCTGAAGAAGATCACCCAGGTGTTCAGCAGGTAATGGCACAAAAAGATTTTAACATTGCAGGACCAATCAAGCTGGTTTCTGAAGGTGAATTCCCAACAAAGTACAAAGGTATTTACATGAGACCTGCCGAGTCAAGAGCTATTTTTGACGAAAAAGGCTGGGCAACAGTTGCAGCTCTTCAGCTTAGAAACCCAATGCATCGTTCACATGAATACCTTGCAAAAATTGGTATTGAAGTATGCGACGGTACTTTTATTCATTCTCTGGTAGGTAACCTTAAGCCTGGTGATATTCCTGCAGAAGTACGTGTTAAGTGTATTGACACCCTTGTTAAGCATCACTTTGTTGAAGAAAACGTTGTACAGGGCGGATATCCTCTGGACATGAGATATGCTGGACCTCGTGAAGCTCTTCTTCATGCTACTTTCCGTCAGAACTACGGTGTAAACAAAATGATTATCGGTCGTGACCATGCAGGCGTTGGCGACTTTTACGGTCTTTTTGAAGCTCAGGAAATTTTTGAAACAATACCTTATCCTGAAGAAGAAGGAAAAGCTCTTAAGTGCGAGCCTCTAAAAATTGACTGGACATTCTATTGTGAAAAATGTGATGGAATGGCTTCACTTAGAACATGCCCACATGATAAGCAGTACAGAGTTATTCTTTCAGGTACAATGCTTAGAAAAGGTCTTTCAGAAGGAACTCCAATTCCAGATCATTTTGGTCGTGATGAAGTTCTTGCTCTTCTTCGTGAGTACTATGAAGGTCTTACAGAAAAAGTTGAAATCAAGACCCATGGTGCTGCAAGCGGATCTAAGATGTAA
- a CDS encoding tRNA (cytidine(34)-2'-O)-methyltransferase, which translates to MERNIVLISPDVHWNTGNIGRTCLGTDTSLHLVKPLGFLLDDKHLKRAGLDYWKNVKLFVWDDFQDFLKNSKPEKGELVFFSKLGKKNYIEIPKLNRLFLVFGSETKGLPDSIIEKYQESTYYIPVKNSIRSLNLSTSVGVALYESLRGFEDFHQWK; encoded by the coding sequence ATGGAAAGAAATATTGTGCTTATAAGTCCTGATGTCCATTGGAATACTGGAAATATAGGAAGAACCTGCCTTGGAACCGATACCAGCCTTCATCTTGTAAAACCCCTTGGGTTTTTGCTTGATGATAAGCATTTGAAAAGGGCAGGGCTTGATTATTGGAAAAATGTAAAACTTTTTGTCTGGGATGATTTTCAAGATTTTTTAAAGAACTCAAAACCTGAAAAAGGAGAACTTGTGTTTTTTTCAAAGCTGGGTAAAAAAAATTATATTGAAATTCCAAAGCTTAACAGACTTTTTCTTGTATTTGGGTCTGAAACAAAAGGGCTGCCGGATTCAATAATAGAAAAATACCAGGAAAGTACTTATTATATTCCAGTAAAAAATTCTATAAGATCTTTAAATCTTTCAACATCTGTTGGTGTTGCTTTGTATGAAAGTTTGAGAGGCTTTGAAGATTTTCATCAGTGGAAGTAA